In Desulfobacter hydrogenophilus, the genomic stretch GTGGTTGTAAATCACATGACCAGTGTACTTTTTAATGCGTTTTCATTTTTACAGAAAAAACTTAAAGCGCAAAATATTCCTTGTGTAAATGCTGTTCTTGATTTAGAGGACGGTCAATGTGTAAAGGATCTTTTAGACGGTCTGGGAATAGCGCCCCAGGAGATTGAAGGGGTATTTGTTAACGGGAAGATCGCCCCCCTTGACACCCTGCTTCATGACGGTGACCGGATTGGGGCTCTGCCGCCGGGTACCCCCGGGCCATATCGACTTCTTTTAGGGCTTGTCTCTTCCCCCAATAAAGAATCAGACGAAAAACCGGACAGCATTAAATGAAAATAGAAATCAG encodes the following:
- a CDS encoding MoaD/ThiS family protein, which gives rise to MTSVLFNAFSFLQKKLKAQNIPCVNAVLDLEDGQCVKDLLDGLGIAPQEIEGVFVNGKIAPLDTLLHDGDRIGALPPGTPGPYRLLLGLVSSPNKESDEKPDSIK